In Monodelphis domestica isolate mMonDom1 chromosome 3, mMonDom1.pri, whole genome shotgun sequence, the following proteins share a genomic window:
- the KIFC2 gene encoding kinesin-like protein KIFC2, producing MYAFYSLLVYIFYTLFRRDGEGAAAAAAHTRDPSQGAGSLPRNSRPRPRRSRSRQGPQQDLWTELNGLDSPSDPDSEADRDEKQEATAEGAAGSSPEVSLEEAITHLAEFLSLQLGTGESWTRSLDPDKAPLLLTLTGQLLAVVAWLQGPGEKRPPRFQHGLQHQLCGSQQTEDPAPATTPTLSSGGQPLAPDGLRGAMRGEPKGQSQQREEEHRDWQWLEGTTLGQIEELKQQLAHQEEELSRLRLGVGVTDSEKRIQHLTMENEALKQSLSLTRDILLQWGPGPLVQTPSPAQEEAEVLMELRSRLRETEETTETLRAQLGVQEGQLWELQGALQELQLEAATRESEQRSKRELRQILRQLAGLRGHIVALRQGCGDLRGLVITFIQNYQGALKEAQGQVCWALGELSASQWARRVPEIRKKPRRAYQGRLLELRGNIRVLCRLKPGSSGNLLNVDPGPGGTVTANYRGRQRQFHLDRVFPPDATQEEVFRELEPAVLSCLQGYSVCIFTYGQTGTGKTYSMEGPPEDPGIAPRALQSLFREMGAQGGPRQHRVTVSMIEIYNETVRDLLAPGPPERLTVRQGPEGCGGIHVPGLTCWDVSDLRALHKMLNLGRRNRATAATHMNEHSSRSHALVTLTLTTAPPPHGPGTAGTLHLVDLAGSERVWKAVTTESSVGVGAGARGRRLREAQTINRSLLALGGVMAALRARQPHVPFRDSQLTRLLQPALGPGATAVMLVQISSRPEDVGETVCSLKFAERVSQVELGPARRHRTPSSGTPSSPSTGGTPSLGTPTTPSSEGISPQAEQTSSSGEPHQVS from the exons ATGTATGCCTTCTACTCGCTCCTGGTCTATATCTTTTACACCCTCTTTCgcagggatggggagggagcGGCTGCAGCAGCAGCTCACACCCGGGACCCCTCGCAG GGTGCTGGCTCCCTCCCCAGAAATagccgcccccgcccccgccgcaGCCGCAGCCGCCAAGGACCACAGCAAGATCTCTGGACTGAGCTGAATGGCTTAGACA GCCCCTCAGACCCAGACTCTGAGGCTGACAGAGATGAGAAACAGGAGGCAACAGCTGAGGGAGCTGCAGGCAGCTCCCCAGAGGTCTCTCTGGAAGAAGCCATCACTCACCTGGCTGAATTCCTGTCTCTCCAGCTGGGGACAGGTGAAAGTTGGACAAGGTCCCTGGACCCAGACAAG GCTCCCCTACTGCTGACACTGACTGGGCAGCTCCTAGCAGTGGTAGCCTGGCTTCAAGGGCCAGGTGAGAAGCGACCTCCAAGGTTCCAGCATGGCTTGCAGCATCAACTTTGTGGATCCCAGCAGACTGAGGATCCAGCTCCTGCTACAACTCCAACTTTATCTTCAGGAGGGCAGCCCTTAGCCCCAGATG GCCTAAGGGGAGCCATGAGGGGTGAGCCTAAGGGGCAATCCCAACAGAGAGAGGAGGAACATAGGGACTGGCAGTGGCTGGAGGGAACAACCCTGGGGCAG ATTGAAGAACTGAAGCAACAGCTAGCACACCAGGAGGAGGAGTTGAGCCGACTTCGGCTTGGAGTG GGGGTAACAGACTCTGAAAAGCGGATTCAGCACCTGACAATGGAGAATGAAGCCCTCAAACAGAGCCTGAGCCTGACCAGGGATATACTGCTACAATGGGGGCCTGGGCCCCTTGTCCAGACTCCCTCTCCTGCCCAG GAAGAGGCAGAAGTCCTCATGGAACTTAGGAGTCGGCTTAGAGAAACTGAGGAGACAACAGAGACCCTCAGGGCCCAG ctgggggtaCAGGAGGGGCAGCTATGGGAACTTCAGGGGGCCCTTCAAGAACTGCAGCTTGAAGCAGCCACCCGGGAGTCTGAGCAAAGGAGCAAGAGGGAGCTGAGGCAGATCCTGAGACAACTGGCAG GACTTCGAGGGCACATAGTTGCCTTGCGCCAGGGCTGTGGAGACCTTCGTGGGCTGGTCATTACCTTCATCCAGAATTACCAGGGGGCTCTGAAGGAGGCCCAAGGACAG GTGTGCTGGGCCTTGGGGGAGCTGTCAGCTAGTCAGTGGGCAAGGAGAGTCCCTGAAATTCGGAAGAAACCCAGAAGAGCCTATCAGGGACGACTGCTGGAGCTCAGAG GGAATATCAGAGTCTTGTGCAGGCTAAAGCCAGGGAGTTCTGGGAACCTGCTGAATGTGGACCCAGGTCCTGGGGGCACAGTCACTGCTAACTATCGAGGACGCCAGCGCCAATTCCACCTTGATCGTGTATTCCCCCCTGATGCCACCCAAGAAGAG GTGTTTAGGGAGCTAGAACCTGCTGTGCTGTCCTGCCTTCAGGGTTATAGCGTCTGCATCTTCACCTATGGTCAAACTGGGACTGGCAAGACCTATAGCATGGAG GGTCCCCCTGAGGACCCAGGCATTGCCCCAAGAGCCCTGCAGTCACTCTTCCGAGAGATGGGAGCACAAGGGGGACCAAGACAACACCGTGTGACAGTCAGCATGATAGAGATCTACAATGAGACTGTGAG GGATCTCCTGGCCCCAGGACCCCCTGAGCGCCTTACAGTTCGGCAGGGGCCAGAGGGCTGTGGAGGAATCCATGTGCCTGGACTTACCTGCTGGGATGTGTCTGATCTAAGGGCTCTGCACAAG ATGCTGAACCTGGGGAGGAGAAACCGAGCCACAGCTGCCACACATATGAATGAGCACAGCTCTCGATCTCATGCCCTAGTCACCCTGACACTGACCACTGCTCCTCCACCTCACGGCCCAGGAACTGCAG GGACGCTACATCTAGTGGACTTGGCAGGCTCTGAGCGGGTGTGGAAGGCTGTAACAACGGAGTCCAGTGTCGGGGTTGGGGCTGGGGCCAGGGGCCGGAGGCTTCGGGAAGCACAGACCATCAACCGCTCGCTGCTGGCCCTAGGGGGCGTAATGGCAGCCCTCCGGGCACGCCAGCCCCACGTCCCCTTTCGGGACTCCCAGCTCACCCGGCTGCTGCAGCCCGCATTGGGACCTGGAGCCACCGCGGTAATGCTGGTGCAG ATCTCGTCACGCCCAGAGGATGTAGGGGAGACTGTATGCTCCCTGAAGTTCGCCGAACGTGTGAGCCAAGTGGAGCTGGGACCGGCCAGGCGCCACAGGACCCCATCCTCGGGGACCCCCTCATCGCCCAGCACCGGGGGCACTCCTTCCTTGGGGACTCCTACCACACCGAGCTCTGAAGGAATCTCCCCACAAGCAGAACAGACATCTTCCTCCGGAGAACCCCACCAGGTGTCCTGA